TGGGATGAGGTTGTGGGGACAGCAGTGGAAACAGGGATGGGCGGGGAGACGGCGTGGGGAGCAGGGGTTGGCGCCCCGGGAGAGGCAAAGGTCTGGGCGGAGGGCAGGCCGGCTGATCTCCGCAGACCAGGGGCTGCCTCTCAAGCCTCCGGCCAGGTCTTCCTCTCCCAGGGCCATCCGTGATCCACTTGCCCACTGGGTCTCGCTGGGGCAGCTCTACCCCCCAGGCGTCGGCCACGTGGGCCAGCAGGAGCTGGGAGAGGTGGCGGTGTGCGCGCTCGTTCCAGTGCACTCCGTCCGTCTGCAGGAACTTCCCCGTGTGGCGGCGGAAGTGGAAGTGCAAGTCCAGCACATCGAAGCCGTGCTTTTGGGCCTCGGCAGAGCTGTAGAAGTTGGCTTCGATCACCCGGCTTTTCACGGAGGAGGACGCTAACCGGATCTCGGGCGGGACGAAGCGGTTGGTGATTCTGTCGCCCACGGGCATGGCCGTGTTCCACACCAGAAGGCACGACTCGGACAGCACCTGGCGGAGGTGCCCGAACAGCCTCTCCAGGTTCCGCCGGTAACTGGGCCAGAAGTCCTTCTCGTACCTGGTGATGTCCCAGAGGCACGAGTTCATGATGACCAGGTCCGGGTGGTGCTCGCCGGCCTGCAGCTCCTCCAGGACGTCCTCCAGGTAGTCGTTGTACACGCGCGTCAGGAAGTAGAAGCGCACCAGGTGCTGGCCCGAGCAGAACTGGCGCACCTCGCGGTAGTGGGTGCCGTTGTGCATGCGGCCCAGCTGGCCCCCGCGCACCAGCTTATCCTGCTCGAAAGTGTGCTCCCCCTTGGCCTTGAGCTGGCTGGGTGTGAGCAGGCAGTCCTTCTGCAGCAGAAGCACCAGATCCTTGTACACAGCCCTCTGGACCGAGTCCCCCAGGACCACCACGAACTTGTTGTGGAGCAGCTGCCGCACTTCGGAGGCCAGTAGGTGGACCATGACGCCGGTACCGCCTGGCTCCTTCCTTTCACTCAGCGGGTCTGCGGAAGGCTAGGACAGAAGGAGAGAGCGCATGGCGGGGACCCACCTCGCGCAGGGCGGAAGCAGGAAGGTGGGCCCGCCCCGGGAGTGGGCTGGAACTCTGGCCTGGGGCGTCTGAAGGGCGGGGCTCCACTACCCTCCGCCCAGAGAGAGGGGAGCCTGGAGCCAGAAGCCCTGGTTGGCCCAGAGGAAGTTTCTGCCTGAGACTTGACTTTGAATACCCAGAAAACCCAGGTCCCATGGCCAGGAAGGGCCCCGCCCTCCCCGGCTGGAGGTGCCACTGCCAAAGACACCCCATAACCCGCCTGGAGACATCCCGGATGCCTGACAAGTGGAGAATGGTTAGGTAAACTTTGCAGAGGTTAAATAATGAGAATGATGATCAAGCAAGAACACAGAGCGTGATATACTGTTAGCTGAGAAAGTTACATACCATATATGTGGCCGTATCACTGAAATGGTATAAAATAGATATGAATGCTAAGCTgcttcccaccaggctcctagggaattccctaggcaagaatactggagtaggttgccatgtccttctccaatagaTATGCATAGATAACattgaaagaaaatacacaaaaccaGCTTTAAATAGGACAGTAGGATCATGGGTGACTTGCTTCCCCCCTCCtgttttttgtaaatatattttacatagtcttaaaatcaattttaataataACAATGTTTCTTATCAATGGgacttgtaaaaaataaaattagaaatcattCACAAGTGCTCCAGCTGCAATATTGTTTTTCATTTGAAGGAAATTGGCTTTGGCGTAAGAAATATATTGAGCTAAAGGCCAATGAGACTCAATAGAAGagttctctgtccttccctcatGTACCTAAAAGCAAGATATAAATTTTCTGAGTAAGGTGACCCTTCCCCCACCAAGGAGAGAAGAGTCAAGAAAGAAGACAAGGAATTGTCAATACAAAGATGAGTCTGCATAAACAAACCTTACTAAAATAAAATAGCCCTTATTTTCCTTTAGTAACCCCATATATCCCCTTCTCCACACTTTATTATCCCTTGAAACACAATTCCCTTTGTTCTCTGTTAAAATGGTCAAGTCTAACTAGTTAAAAAGCCCAAGTCTAACTAGTTAAAACTTTGAGTTCCATTCCTTTTCTGTGAATTGTTGTGCACATAGATATTAATTAAAAAACTGTATGCCTTTTCTGTTGATCTACGGTAATTTTATTCACAGGGCCCCAGATACTAACCCTAAGAGTATAGAGAAAAAGTTTTCTTCCCCAGAACACTGAATAAGCTGTTAAAAGTTGTGAAACTTGTCTTCAGAACTTCAGATTGAGTTTATTTCAAGCTGCCATTTACAGCCATATCCACTAATGAATAAAAGGTGGAAACACATTAAAATACTACTAAGTGTCACATGGGGAGGAACATGGCATGCCCTTCACACACTTACAAAGAAGCTGTTAAAATCTGCTGTGGCTTGATAGTTGTAGGCTATCAtgcattagaaaaaaattttaataggtgTGGTGGACAGCTATTAATAAATTACACATTTGGTTTTTAAAAGCTATACTCATGGTTTTAAATGAGTATGAGCCCAAAAATAAGAACATGAAGATGGGTAGAATACAAAAGTGTTCCCCCAAGAACAGTTACAAATACTGCCTTACTTGAATCTTCATTCAAAAACATTTGCTatcaaataaaaagcttaaaaccaGGATTTTGCTCTTTGTGGTAcaacaaaattaaacataattaAACTCCAAATCCCACTGGGGCTCAGGCATATTCTCTAGtttatattcactttttttttcatccagCTCACACTTACTAAGCACTCACTAAATGCTCcacatggggctttcctggtggctcagaggtaaagaatccgcccaccaagcaggagacatgggttccatccctggatagggaagatcccccggagaaggaaatggcaacccactctagtattcctgcctgagaaatcccttggacagaggaacctggtaggctccagtcctgctgctgctgctaagtcgcttcagtcatgtccgactctgtgcgaccccatagacggcagcccaccaggctccgacgtccctgggattctccaggcaaaaacactggagtggactgccatttccttctccaatgcgtgaaagtgaaaagtgaaagtgaagtcactcagtcgtgtccaactcttcgcaaccccatggacagcagcctaccaggctcctccgtccatgggattttccaggcaagagtactggagtgggttgccattgccttccctggctccagtccacggagtcgcaaacagctggacacaagaATAACAAATGCTCCACATGGGCGATATAAAGATGTGTAAAACCTGGTCTTGCCTTTCAGGAGCAGATCAGATATATTCACTGATAACTGTAATACAAAGTTGAGAATGCtacagtgttagtcgctcagtcatgtctgattcttgcaaccccatggactgtagcctgccaggctcctctccaggcaagaatactggagttggttgccatttccttctcctggggaccttcctgccccaggggtcaaacgcaggtctcctgcattagcaggcagattctttaccatctgagccaccagggaagcccatagacagaTAAACAAAGGATGTGAAACTGGTTTGTAAACAGAGCTGGGCTGCTGGGACGATAAGGAATCATGTCTGTGCACAAGTGTGCCAGGGTGTCTGTTCATGTCCGGGTCAGGATGTGGGTCTGGAGGTCTGCCAAGGCAGAGTGAGATGCAGGCAGAACGGAGCACTGAAGGTGGGCAGTCAGGAGGAACCTTTGTATCTGTATCTGTCTTTGActggctctgtgaccctgggctaGTCCCTGCCCTCTCTGGTGCCAGGGTCCTCTCGCGTACAATGACAGTCCTTCGTGTAGCAGACACCCCAGTTTCACCTTCTAGGCCAGGCAGGGCTGGTCCTCTGTGCTCCCTGGGATTCAAGTGTGCAGTGAGGAAGAGAGTCGAGAGAGAAGAAATCATCAGAGAAGGGTTGGAGTACAAAGGAAATGTGCAAGAGGGGGTGTGTCAGAGCATCTGGAGGAGCAGACCCAAGGCCCCCTGAGCCAGGACGGGAGGCGGCCAGAGGCTCTAGGTCGGCTACCTTCAAGTGCCATGAAAACAGAATGAACAGGTGCAGTGGACTTTTAGGGATCTTTGCAAACAGGACTCTTCTATCCTAGACCCAAGTCTCCAAAGTGTAAAGTGAAATCTTTTCCCAGTGTTTTCAGGGTTCCCGTGCTTGctctctggaagaaaagctatgacaaacctagatagcatattaaaaagcagagacatcactttgccaacaaaggtctgtatagtcaaaactatagtttttccagtagttgtgtacagatgtgaaagttggaccataaagaaggcggagcactgaagaattgatgttttcgaattgtggtgttggaggaggctcttgagagtcccttggacagcaagaagatcaaaccagtcaatcctaaaggaaatcaaccctgaatatacactggaatgactgatgctgaaactgaagctccaatactttggccacctgatgtgaagagccaactcattggaaaggatgctgatgctggcaaagattgagggcaggaagagaagggggtgatggaggatgagatggctggctggcatcaccgactcaatgagcatgagtttgaacaaactctgggagatggtgaaggacagggaagcctggcatgctgcagtccatagggctgcaaagagctggacacgactgagtgacatcaACAAAACGCTACCCCAGTTCTATGTGCCCTCTCTGGGTTGGACTCTGGTCATACTCTGTCCTAGTCCCCTAGGGTACAGGACACCATTCCTTTCCATTAGAATTCCCTCCCCTAGGGTGGCAGATGTGACAACCGAGTGCTGTCTCCTTCAGCGATACTGTATTTACATGGCCCAATACATTCCTTCTGAGTGTGAAGTGCCCTGGACTTGAACTCATGGATGTGAGTCAAATTCACTGCTTAAAAAGTTGTGGAGAATGGAGGCACTTAAGTATATTTGTGAAGAACAATGCTTTTCATCTgtgattttcctcatctgtaaaatgggacttttAGCACCCACTTCAGAGAATTGATCTGAAGAAGTGGTTAGAACCAATGTCTTGATAAATAGGGTGGATATGAGTTACTATTTGTAAAGCAAGTTCAAGAACACTCAGATAATCATCTGTAAATGAGGGTTACACTATTCGTGCTGTAAAGATCAAATGACAAGTGAGatttagaataaaacaaaactaatgTTATTTGAACAGATACGGATGCCAAATACTTTGCAAATGTTACCCGATTTGTGAGATAAGAAGGATCTTCAAGTGATGgacgtgaagtgaagtcactcagctgtgtccaactctttttgacctcagggactgtagcttgccaagtttctctgtccatggaattctccagaccagaatactggagtgggtagctgttctcttctccaggggatcttcccaacccaggaactgaacccaagtttcctgcattgtgggtggattctttatcatctgagccaccaggaagcccaccaGAGAAGATTTAAAGCTACTGATGGCAAACCGTCCCTGTGGGAGATAGCCCTTAGAGCTGAACCCCCTGCAGTCTCAATCCAAAAGCTCATGCTGAGGTCAGGGAGATATTTGAGGGCGAGATGGAAGAAGAGTGTTTCATAGACAGGAaatcctttgggcttcccaggtgacttagtggtaaagaatccgcctgccaatgcaggggactcaggttcaattcctgggttgggaagatcccgtgaagaagggaatggcaacccactctagtattcctgcctgggaaatcccatggacagaggaacctggcgggctacaagccacggactcacaaagagtcggacacaactcagtgactcaacagtagcagcagcaacaggtaaTTGTATTTATCTGCCTGCTCAGGGGAGATGATCCATGTGATCTTAGGGGTTGGGGGGCTGCAAGTGAGGATATAGATGTTGGGTTGATCAAAAAGTTCCTTCGGGTTTTCCAAGGCTATTGTGGATAAAcctgaaggaactttttggccaattcaaTAGATATAGATATGATCTCAAGCAAGAGACCTGCAAAAATtaaaagacctgggttctagaATAACCAAATTTCCACAGATTTCAGAGCCTCACAGTATTTGAGAAATTTTGGCTGCCTTACATGCTGACCAGTGAACCTAACCTACCCAGATACTGTTACAAGGGCTTAGAGCCAAAATCAAGCAAAAATGTCCAGCTGTTCTTCTGCAATGTAACATGCAGATTGGACTgtaagaaagaagggaggaggaagtGACTGGGAAGAAACATTCCAGttagaagctgaaactgaaaggAAATTCATGAAATTCTTGATAAACTTCCTGTCACAACTGTAACAGGATTAACAAATCAGACCTCCTAAGGACcgtgggaaaaaaatcatttaaactaAGATGTcaagcattaaaaacaaaacctaacaAAAACGAAGTAATTTTTTCGGGGGTGGGGTGAATGAAGAATAATTTGGAGAGCCGAATCTTCTctggtctaaaaaaaaaaagttggcaagtttcattttcaaaactcctttgatttataaaaatgaaacaaaaaagagaTTTGAAAACGATcagttcagtgatttttttgGCCTAAGGGTTTTTCTTTGCTTCAAACTTGCAAAAACTTAATAGCTATTTTATAGATTAATTGACTCGTCATTAAGGAATTTATTGAGAACTAGATATAATGCTAGGTGCAAGGAGTAGATATAAAAAGGCAGTCTCTTTCAAGAGGATGGGTAAGAGAGTGGACACATAAAAATATCAGTTAGAACTGatgcatataaatgaaatatcaaAGCTGGGATGAAGAgtcaaggaggagggaggaggagataaATGGATGATCAGTGCAATCTGTGAGTCCAACCTCAAATTAAAAtcgatttttaaaagttttatgatCATTCCTCAAATTTTAATTGTAAGTAGTtccatgtttttctgttttcaaagtaaaatttgGGCTTTGGCTAATGCTCTGACAGAAATATACATTATTAATGGCTACTATTGATGCTACAATAAATTATTTTGAGGCATCTTGCTTAGATTTCTGTTCAgggataattaatttttaatggctTCATAAACCATCATTTATAAATCATTGACTATTGCTTTATAACTATCACAAACCGAACACACAGCATTTGGTTTTTTATTAATCAGTGTGTTGTAGAAATTAGgttagtcttttttcttttcttattgatttttggTAACAGGAACAGTGGCAAAGCTATATAGGCCAGTTACTCCAGAGACCCTACGAAGAAGTCTTAAATCACAGAGGTAATCACTAACAATTAGGATGCTGTCTTGATTAGTTGTAGAAGTACTTTACCTAGTTCAGAAGTTTCTTGCACATGACCAACCATCTTAATGCAACATTGTACTAGGCATATTAAATAGATCATTTCCTCCTAACTGCATTTTTGGTGATCAAATCTATGTTTGAACTATCCAAGATTCCCTTAAATGTTAATAGAACAGATGgtgcaaataaaattatttttcgtGAACTCACCAGTATAGCATACCAGTTCTTgatatttgtttagttttctaagTGGAATTTAATGTTGTCAAAAATTAAATTGGTATCATGTcaagttttcaaagaaaagagaaaagcaaaagattCAAACTTCTCTTCTGAGGACAGGGATTTCTCAAGAGACTGACCTTTTGATTTGGGGCAAGTCACTCCTCTATAaacatgaaaatggaaatcatgcagtcctattattttaaaaagtggttttaggtgaaatttttaaagatacatgAAAGTACTGTGAAATACTATGataaataaaacaacagaaagttGTTTTCCAAATAGTAACCATTGGAAAGACCGATTTTaatgccccacccccaccaacctCATGTCCAATATAGGCCTTAGCTCTGCAGTTCATTAATtcagaaaaaatacataaaacacttTGTATACCTTGGTCTGTGAAGCTGTCATTCTGTAAGTTTGGCCACCCCCACCAACCTCATGTCCAATATAGGCCTTAGCTCTGCAGTTcattaattcagaaaaaaatatagaaaacactTCGTATACCTTGGTCTGTGAAACTGTCATTCTGTAAGTTTGGCTCACATCCTCCAACAACCCTCATGGCTCCTCTGCCCCATCCCAACACATGTCATATGACCCATATTTCTCACTTGGCTATTAGTTATATACCACAGCCAAAATCTCAGAAACTTATGGTATAAATGGAAAATTGAATTTAGACTAATGATCTTCAAACTGGGCTCCACGTAACCATTAAATTCTCCTTGTGGAGGCAAGAATCTCTGTGGACACATCCAAACTTGAATCCATACCGTGTTCATTGGGCCACAAACTTAATTTGTGattttttgtaataaaatatcAACAGAAGAATTGCACACatttgaagagtttgaaaattgcCAAGTTTAAAAATCCTTAAGGCACCATATTTTTCGCATAGTAGTAGTCtaatataaaaaattttctaTGGACTATACAAAGAAATGCAGGAAACATCCTTTATGCATAAAATCCTCACTATTAGGTTCATAGTACCTGATAGGCAGGTAACTTCTataaaagcaagaaataaactaTGGAGACTTTATTCAAAGAGCCCCAttcaacaaacaaaaagcaacaaacaaacaaaacccacaaaacttgTGTTTTACCAAAGACTAGtctaaaagtggaaaaaaaaaaatcagagcaaaaaaaatcaaagcaattcaaataaacaaaatgtggtttcAATCATGTACAGCCATTGACAAACTTCCACATTCTGGTCTCGAACCATTATTTAAACCACATTTGCTAATTCTCTACCGATTAGTCCTTGAACAGGAATGAGAGATACTGAAAGCCAGTGATCCCGCTTTCACTTCCAGGAGAGGACAAAGTCAGAAGTGGACTCTGGCCTTGAACGGCTGTGTGCTCTGGGAtggcttccccctcccccaccccatccccccccacccctgcgccacaatttttttctgttgtcaAACCGGGGTAATAGCCCCCCACTTCACTCCATAATAGTGAAGATGAAAGATCCACGTCAGCGTCCATCAAGGGCCTAGGACAATACCAGTCTTGCATTAGGCACCTTTCAACCCTTAGCACACCTCCTCCCCTGGGGAGAACTCTAAACCTCTGAGGGCAGCTGGCGCTGGCTCCCTCCCTCACACTTCAAACCCACagcccccttcctccctcctgcagGGACCAAGGGGTACCTCCTCCGGTGTGAAGGCGATCCCTCAACTCAGCCGGTCTCCTACATCCTCGGGCACTTTGCTCCAGGAGGTCCCTCAGAGAGGGGAGAATTATGCATTCCACgttttcttccctctccctgggCTGGCTCCTTTCTTTAAACCTTAAACATAGTCTAGTTTCtcgctttaaaaaagaaaggaaacttctTTGACTCCACCTCCAGGACGGTCCTATCTTTTGTTTCCCCTTCAAGGCCACTTTTTACAAAGTTGTTTGAACTGGCTGTCTGGGTCCTCACCTCCCACTCACTCCTCCGTTTACTTGAAATTTGGCTTCCAGCTCCACCAAAGCGAAGAAACGTTTGTCAGCAGATCCCCAACGATTTCCTTGTTCCTTTCAGCGGCTGCTTCTTGGGCCTTATCACATCTATAGCCTTCCTAGTTCCCCGGGGCTGGGGCACTGCGGAAGATTCCCCTC
The sequence above is drawn from the Dama dama isolate Ldn47 chromosome 3, ASM3311817v1, whole genome shotgun sequence genome and encodes:
- the PCED1B gene encoding PC-esterase domain-containing protein 1B isoform X1 is translated as MTIRNSSLPEPPSADPLSERKEPGGTGVMVHLLASEVRQLLHNKFVVVLGDSVQRAVYKDLVLLLQKDCLLTPSQLKAKGEHTFEQDKLVRGGQLGRMHNGTHYREVRQFCSGQHLVRFYFLTRVYNDYLEDVLEELQAGEHHPDLVIMNSCLWDITRYEKDFWPSYRRNLERLFGHLRQVLSESCLLVWNTAMPVGDRITNRFVPPEIRLASSSVKSRVIEANFYSSAEAQKHGFDVLDLHFHFRRHTGKFLQTDGVHWNERAHRHLSQLLLAHVADAWGVELPQRDPVGKWITDGPGRGRPGRRLERQPLVCGDQPACPPPRPLPLPGRQPLLPTPSPRPSLFPLLSPQPHPRPFHQVMPPFPFCPQDTGFSSDHTFQSDQFSFNYLYSDVPPSTQTEFAAQGDFRYGPQPPMPRFPPPCYEQRVPEVHRGFPRYHPPDPYMPWRRRPKTSKRRASAYKEPRPQ
- the PCED1B gene encoding PC-esterase domain-containing protein 1B isoform X2 gives rise to the protein MVHLLASEVRQLLHNKFVVVLGDSVQRAVYKDLVLLLQKDCLLTPSQLKAKGEHTFEQDKLVRGGQLGRMHNGTHYREVRQFCSGQHLVRFYFLTRVYNDYLEDVLEELQAGEHHPDLVIMNSCLWDITRYEKDFWPSYRRNLERLFGHLRQVLSESCLLVWNTAMPVGDRITNRFVPPEIRLASSSVKSRVIEANFYSSAEAQKHGFDVLDLHFHFRRHTGKFLQTDGVHWNERAHRHLSQLLLAHVADAWGVELPQRDPVGKWITDGPGRGRPGRRLERQPLVCGDQPACPPPRPLPLPGRQPLLPTPSPRPSLFPLLSPQPHPRPFHQVMPPFPFCPQDTGFSSDHTFQSDQFSFNYLYSDVPPSTQTEFAAQGDFRYGPQPPMPRFPPPCYEQRVPEVHRGFPRYHPPDPYMPWRRRPKTSKRRASAYKEPRPQ